From one Chryseobacterium sp. 3008163 genomic stretch:
- a CDS encoding Crp/Fnr family transcriptional regulator, with translation MSNFEMFFDYVQEISGKILSEDDKHLLTAHFKPRKLRKRQYFLQEGNVCKFIAFIVKGSAKTFTVDEKGHENILRLSVENWWLTDFESFYRLTPSRYHIEALEELELLQTTNAEIEEFLKHIPAFSAMSNIINQNNTIATQKRMQAINYSAEERYEELVENYPYFLQRFSQNMIASYLGLSSETLSRIKKNALK, from the coding sequence ATGTCCAATTTTGAAATGTTTTTCGATTACGTTCAGGAAATTTCAGGCAAAATACTGTCCGAAGATGATAAGCATTTGCTGACGGCACATTTTAAACCGAGAAAACTCCGAAAACGGCAATACTTTTTACAGGAAGGTAACGTGTGCAAATTTATTGCGTTTATTGTGAAAGGTTCTGCAAAGACCTTTACTGTAGATGAAAAAGGACATGAAAATATATTGAGATTGTCTGTAGAAAATTGGTGGCTTACAGATTTCGAAAGTTTTTATCGACTGACACCAAGCCGCTATCATATTGAAGCATTGGAGGAACTGGAATTACTGCAAACAACAAACGCGGAAATTGAAGAATTTCTCAAACATATCCCAGCCTTTTCCGCGATGTCAAATATTATCAATCAAAACAACACGATTGCAACACAGAAAAGAATGCAGGCGATCAACTACTCCGCTGAAGAGCGCTATGAAGAACTGGTGGAAAACTATCCCTATTTTCTGCAGCGGTTTTCGCAAAATATGATTGCTTCTTATCTTGGATTGTCATCTGAAACGCTGAGTAGAATCAAGAAAAACGCACTGAAATAA
- a CDS encoding DUF6377 domain-containing protein has product MLKRILFAIFFLIGTTMMFSQETLDTLLKALDEDIAKEDFYTKKKQQEIHAVLKQLNSTNSNEKNYRIYHTLSRSYEVFIADSAEYYTNKSLETAHLLNNQSYSAESKIRLARIKAKEGMFPVSLDILKTVDKKKLNKNQLIDYYKAYIEVYIYWIEYQYGYDMEEIIQKKDAVQDTLLTLLPKNSYEYVITFSTKNIELKKYDLAEKELLQGFRYVRPDTREFSILNAILAYLYEKKSDIKKQKKYLAKSALSDIHAGVKENMSLRALSILLFDDNDISRANFYIKRSLEDANFYNTRLRNIHIARVLPIIDKAYQIERENQQKKLQTLFITASILSLILFIAVILIIKQNKKVLKAQKKLKETNEKLNVLNNDLKKASLLQIETNNSLTEANHLKEQYIKSFLEICTEYIDRLAHFKGIVNRKIKTRQTAEILKITTSSQDNSKELKELYSNFDRAFLRIYPNFVEQINELLRPEERYRISDGDTLNQELRVFALIKLGVTNNNQIATFLHYTLRTIYNYRSKVKSKAIQSDESFEIKVQNLGNVSKHA; this is encoded by the coding sequence ATGTTAAAAAGAATTCTTTTCGCAATATTCTTTCTCATAGGAACAACTATGATGTTTTCTCAAGAAACACTTGATACTCTTTTAAAGGCACTGGATGAAGATATAGCAAAAGAAGATTTTTATACCAAAAAGAAGCAACAGGAAATTCATGCTGTTTTAAAACAGTTGAATTCCACGAACAGTAATGAGAAAAATTATAGAATATATCATACACTTTCCCGAAGTTATGAGGTTTTTATAGCAGATTCAGCTGAATATTATACCAATAAATCTTTAGAAACAGCACATCTGCTTAACAATCAAAGCTATTCCGCAGAAAGCAAAATCCGACTGGCCCGAATAAAAGCAAAAGAAGGAATGTTTCCTGTATCACTTGACATTCTGAAAACCGTCGATAAAAAAAAGCTGAACAAAAATCAGCTTATTGATTATTATAAAGCCTATATCGAGGTCTATATTTATTGGATCGAATACCAGTATGGTTATGATATGGAAGAAATCATTCAGAAAAAAGATGCCGTTCAGGATACCCTTCTTACCCTTCTTCCCAAAAATAGTTACGAATATGTTATAACTTTTAGCACAAAAAATATTGAACTTAAAAAATATGACCTTGCCGAAAAAGAACTTTTACAGGGCTTTCGATATGTAAGGCCAGATACACGGGAATTTTCAATCCTTAATGCTATACTTGCCTATCTTTATGAAAAGAAAAGCGATATTAAAAAACAAAAAAAATATCTCGCAAAATCTGCACTATCAGATATTCATGCTGGTGTAAAAGAGAACATGTCTCTGCGCGCTCTTTCCATTTTACTCTTCGATGACAATGATATCTCAAGAGCAAATTTTTATATTAAAAGAAGTCTCGAAGATGCCAATTTTTATAACACAAGATTACGTAATATACATATTGCGAGAGTATTACCTATTATAGATAAAGCGTATCAGATAGAACGTGAAAATCAGCAGAAAAAGTTGCAGACACTTTTTATCACAGCCAGTATTTTATCGCTTATATTATTCATTGCTGTTATTCTTATTATTAAGCAAAACAAAAAGGTTTTAAAAGCTCAAAAAAAACTTAAGGAAACCAATGAAAAGCTTAATGTTCTAAATAATGATCTTAAAAAAGCCAGCCTTCTTCAGATCGAAACTAATAATTCACTTACTGAAGCTAATCACCTGAAAGAACAGTATATTAAAAGTTTTCTTGAAATCTGTACAGAATATATTGACCGTCTTGCGCACTTCAAAGGAATTGTAAATCGTAAGATCAAAACCCGACAAACCGCTGAGATCCTGAAAATAACAACCTCATCACAGGATAATTCCAAAGAGCTGAAAGAATTGTATAGCAATTTCGACAGGGCTTTTCTAAGAATATATCCGAATTTTGTGGAACAGATCAACGAACTACTTCGTCCAGAAGAACGATACCGCATCAGTGACGGAGACACTTTAAATCAGGAACTTCGTGTATTTGCCCTGATCAAATTAGGGGTTACCAATAATAATCAAATCGCAACGTTTCTTCATTATACCTTGCGTACGATCTACAACTATAGAAGTAAAGTGAAATCAAAGGCTATCCAATCTGATGAGAGCTTTGAAATTAAAGTTCAGAATTTGGGGAATGTTTCTAAACATGCATAA
- a CDS encoding SDR family NAD(P)-dependent oxidoreductase: MSKLKNKVAVITGGNSGIGLGIAEALKNEGATGAIVGRNQETLDKALALLGDGFIAINADVTKAEDLEKAFKTTADKFGKIDILVANAGAGSVGTVATTTEEDYDRLMNLNLKAVYFTVQKALPHLNDGSSVILIGSNAAHRAYASFTLYGAAKSAVIYLAKGFSTDLLDRKIRANVITPGTTDTPAFEKFIPAEQITSVKQQFAEAVPAGRIGQPSDIGSAAVFLASDDSSFMLGTELLVDGGMTYLVK; encoded by the coding sequence ATGAGTAAATTAAAAAACAAAGTTGCAGTAATCACTGGCGGAAACAGTGGTATAGGTCTTGGTATCGCAGAGGCATTAAAAAATGAAGGCGCAACAGGCGCAATTGTTGGTAGAAATCAGGAAACTTTAGACAAAGCTTTAGCGCTTCTTGGAGACGGATTTATCGCTATCAATGCCGATGTAACAAAAGCTGAAGATCTTGAAAAAGCGTTTAAAACAACAGCAGATAAATTTGGAAAGATTGATATTTTGGTAGCCAATGCTGGTGCAGGAAGCGTAGGAACGGTTGCAACTACAACTGAAGAAGATTATGACAGATTAATGAATTTGAACCTAAAAGCAGTTTATTTCACAGTTCAAAAAGCTTTACCTCATTTGAATGATGGTAGTTCTGTTATTCTTATCGGATCCAATGCTGCACATCGCGCTTATGCATCATTCACCCTTTATGGCGCTGCAAAATCTGCTGTAATTTATTTGGCGAAAGGATTTTCTACGGATCTTTTAGACAGAAAAATAAGAGCGAATGTGATAACTCCTGGTACAACGGATACTCCGGCATTTGAAAAGTTTATTCCTGCCGAACAAATCACTTCTGTGAAACAACAGTTTGCTGAAGCCGTGCCGGCGGGCAGGATAGGGCAACCTTCTGATATCGGAAGTGCTGCGGTGTTTTTGGCTTCCGACGATTCTTCTTTTATGCTTGGTACTGAACTGCTTGTTGATGGAGGAATGACTTATCTGGTGAAATAA
- a CDS encoding Crp/Fnr family transcriptional regulator yields MSGEILSEGEKLVIEAHMKPRRFRKKQYFLQEGDVCKYTGFIVKGSARTFSVDEEGNENILKLSVENWWLADFESFYHLTPSQYNIQAIEDLEVLQVTNAQVEEFFKHIPAFSAMMEVIKQNNAIANQKRMQAVIRYTAEERFSDFVNNYPHFLQRFPQNMIASYLGLSPETLSRLRKKINSK; encoded by the coding sequence ATGTCCGGAGAAATACTTTCTGAGGGTGAAAAATTAGTGATCGAAGCTCATATGAAACCACGAAGGTTCCGGAAAAAACAATATTTTCTGCAGGAAGGAGATGTCTGCAAATATACAGGATTTATCGTAAAAGGATCTGCCAGAACATTTTCTGTGGATGAAGAAGGAAATGAAAATATTCTTAAACTAAGTGTCGAAAACTGGTGGCTGGCTGATTTTGAAAGTTTTTATCATCTGACGCCAAGTCAGTACAACATACAGGCAATAGAGGATTTAGAAGTGTTGCAGGTGACCAATGCTCAGGTTGAAGAATTTTTTAAACATATCCCGGCATTTTCGGCAATGATGGAGGTCATCAAGCAGAACAATGCAATTGCAAATCAAAAAAGGATGCAAGCTGTTATCCGTTATACAGCAGAAGAACGTTTTTCTGATTTTGTCAATAATTATCCTCACTTTTTACAACGGTTTCCTCAAAATATGATTGCGTCCTATTTAGGTTTGTCTCCTGAAACATTGAGCAGATTGCGAAAAAAAATAAATTCAAAATAG